The Cupriavidus necator DNA window CTCTTCTTGGCCGCGGCGGCGCGCGCCGCTTCTTTTTCGGCCGCTGCCGCCGCGCCCAACTGCTCCAGCCAGGACATGCCCTCGACATAGGACAGGAAATGCCGCAGGTATTCCGGCGACGTCTCGCGCATCAGGGACAGCGAACGATGCACGAGATGGTCGGTATTGAGCGGCCCGGCATTCTCCGGCACGCGTTCCAGCGACAGGCGGAAGTGCTGCTCGACGCTGACCCTGGCCCAGGTCTCGCGGAAGTAGTCGGCCAGGGCGTCGACCAGCGGCGCGTCGGACTGGGGTGCGGTTGCCGGCACCGGCGTGGGCGATCGTGCATCGTTCGAGGCGATCGCGATGGCGGGCCTGGCGCGTGCGGTGATGTCGTGCACGAGTGCGCCAAGCGCGCTGGCTGTCGGGCCGGCTGTTGGCGCGGACGGCGCGGCACCATCGGCACCATCGCTATCCTGGCCTGTGTGCCGCTGCACGATGGCTGCATACGCGGCGGCCAGGCCACGCAGGCGCTCATCCAGCAAGCCCCGCACCGCGCCACTGTGTGCGGCGGCGCGGCGGGCCAGTGCTTCCATCAGGCGGAAGCGCACGGGATCGGCCTGATCGGCGCCGCTGGCCTGCCAGGCGTCCAGTTGCGCGCGGATATCGGTTGCCACGTCGAGGCTAGCCATGCGGCTTCACGGTGCCCGCGGTCACACGCGGCACCGGCGA harbors:
- a CDS encoding DUF2894 domain-containing protein yields the protein MASLDVATDIRAQLDAWQASGADQADPVRFRLMEALARRAAAHSGAVRGLLDERLRGLAAAYAAIVQRHTGQDSDGADGAAPSAPTAGPTASALGALVHDITARARPAIAIASNDARSPTPVPATAPQSDAPLVDALADYFRETWARVSVEQHFRLSLERVPENAGPLNTDHLVHRSLSLMRETSPEYLRHFLSYVEGMSWLEQLGAAAAAEKEAARAAAAKKSVRGKARK